The Pungitius pungitius chromosome 13, fPunPun2.1, whole genome shotgun sequence genome includes the window aattattttcacctggcagtCACCACAGGTAAGACTCTTAAAGCACATACAAGCACTTTGAGTCCTTTACAATCACAAAAAATTAAGGAGTGTCATTATTGGCCTTGGTCAATGTTTGTTTTGGGACCCCCCACCATTTTTCCTTGAAGGTCAACACAGTTTCTACGTGGATGATCAACagaaaaaagcatttcaagGAGGTGATATAACCATCAATTGCCACTATTGGCATAACCTTGGAGAATTTAGCTGGTGCAGGGTGGGCAGATCCTGCGTGACTGCACCGTCTGGAATCATTGATGGAACAACAGTGACCATCAATGCAAGTGTCCCCAACGTTTTCAGCGTGACTATGAGTAGTCTGAGGTTGGAGAGCAGCGGCTGGTATTTATGTGTCAGTGGAGAGTTCCAGGTCCCTGTGCACCTATCTGTTACTGAGCAACCTACCACAAGTAAGTACtacaatttaataataataataacataattaaaaaaggtcatgaaTATCTTTGTCCAAACATTTGTAGATCCTTCCAAAAGAAACATGTTAGAcaagtgaaataaatatttttgtttagcttattcttgtcttctttcttttttttaaagcaccaaATACAGTGAGACGCTCCTCCGCTTCAGCTAGAACGACACCTCCGACAGTTCCAGAGGGACCAAACAGGTTAGAAGGCTTTGAATTGGCATTCAGTATTTCGAGAACTGTGTCCATTTAATGGTGAATATAACAGTTATGAAGGGAAATCAATATGTATTTAAATGGAATATATGGTATACATTTGAAGACTGGTTGGTAATAAATCATGTTGTAGTGTGTAATACGGTTGATGAATTCTATTTAATTCCTTggcattttatgtttttattcacgTAGAAATGCTCCATTTGGCCTAATGGAAAGCCTGATCCTTACGAGCGCACTGATCTTCACTCTAATGGCCGCCTTGTTCTTCTGCTTCATGTTGAAAAGACACAGTAAGCAGCTGAACTTTAATGAATACAAttcaatcattttattattttctttatattttttatttgcattgacAGTAATCAGAGTCTTTACTGTTTCACATTTAGAGCAGAATAAATCAGCATCTCCAGCAATGAAAGAGGTaagatgaataaatgtatttttaccaAAAAGACAAAGGAATTAAAGAATAAAGTCTGAGAGTGATCAATACACTGCCTTGATAGGGTGATAATTTAAGTGAAAAAAATTATACTTTGACTTTGCAGAGGTTTCACAGAACAATACTATATCTTTACAGGTGTACCTACCTAATATGTTGATGGGATGAAATAGATATCACAGTAAACATTATCAGATTAAATGAGCTGTGTCCCAAcctgttttatattatttttaatatttgagaGTGGCTGATTATTTTCTTGGCAATGATTTTTTGTTGAAAGTGATGTCTCATTGAATCTGTGGTAAAGTAAATTCACGGGACATTTATGAACATATTAAGGACTATCTGAGTTgtggtttgttctttttctgcGCAGGCTGAAGAGGAAGTAACATACAGTGTTGTGAAGCCCTCGAAGAAGCTTCTAAGCGAGGTAATC containing:
- the LOC119214024 gene encoding uncharacterized protein LOC119214024 yields the protein MQQPMMFFVFLDSLTDMDVPLGVLLILTGLTGFHSKTVSEVSVKAAGSISIPCCYLPQYTNHVKYLCKGYYFSSCNYKVRTDQKNSTKFSISDDKIKRIFTVTINDLTKYDSDYWCAVEIYGADVRNYFHLAVTTGQHSFYVDDQQKKAFQGGDITINCHYWHNLGEFSWCRVGRSCVTAPSGIIDGTTVTINASVPNVFSVTMSSLRLESSGWYLCVSGEFQVPVHLSVTEQPTTTPNTVRRSSASARTTPPTVPEGPNRNAPFGLMESLILTSALIFTLMAALFFCFMLKRHKQNKSASPAMKEAEEEVTYSVVKPSKKLLSERSCVEQNVDVTYSTVVSMRQQKVQKVEANDNNVTYSTLAFH